One window of the Onychostoma macrolepis isolate SWU-2019 chromosome 21, ASM1243209v1, whole genome shotgun sequence genome contains the following:
- the nsrp1 gene encoding nuclear speckle splicing regulatory protein 1, producing the protein MATSGKQYGLILPRKSASKSAVLSRPSVFGDDSDDETSVGESLQKESVKKKMMKQTRLEMQKALEEDSTVYEYDSVYDDIQKERLESNKKLLGGPDRKPKYINQLLHAVEERKKEQERRDERKIQKEREAEGEMFADKEAFVTTAYRQKLKERQEELEREKREAELEAALDVKKQKDLSGFYRHLLNQTVGEEAVPDRSAQREEKATGSAAAERSPTPEPTVNRRESEAESHSDEDQSDNKAAFTKTTNSNHAKRHYRQKSPLSDSDDEREHEREEIKERSHKERDRDRAKDKDRERTKDREEKHSHRKENRDHRRERERDRDRKEDRGRDRRDRDKDDRHSNRDRRNSSPKDRERDRKGEQDRDRRDNSPKDRERHHKGERERDRRDNSPKDRERDRKGEQDQRDQESEKMDSKRKNQDEEKTSERQTDNDKEEKVMETEDKSDAQQKPSKFAKRCSDQTVNSARERYLARQLARFAAKPYIEKDDD; encoded by the exons ATGGCGACCTCTGGTAAACA GTATGGGCTCATTTTGCCCCGGAAGAGTGCATCGAAATCTGCTGTTCTCTCCCGCCCCTCTGTGTTTGGAGATGATTCTGATGATGAG ACCTCAGTTGGGGAGAGCTTGCAGAAGGAGTCAGTCAAAAAGAAGATGATGAAGCAG ACCCGTCTTGAGATGCAAAAGGCACTTGAAGAGGACAGCACTGTCTATGAGTATGATAGTGTGTATGATGATATTCAGAAAGAGAGACTGGAAAGCAATAAGAAATTGCTGGGTGGCCCAGACAGAaag CCCAAGTATATTAACCAGCTGCTCCATGCAGTCGAAGAGAGGAAGAAGGAACAGGAACGTCGTGATGAGAGAAAGAtccagaaagaaagagaagcaGAGGGCGAAATGTTTGCTGATAAAGAGGCCTTTGTCACCACAGCTTATCGCCAAAAACTTAAAGAAAGACAGGAGGAGTTGGAGAGAGAGAAGAGGGAAGCAGAGTTAGAGG ctgCACTGGATGTCAAGAAGCAGAAGGATCTCAGTGGATTTTATAGGCATCTTCTCAACCAGACAGTCGGAGAGGAGGCAGTGCCTGATCGTAGTGCTCAAAG AGAGGAGAAAGCTACAGGCTCTGCAGCAGCAGAAAGGTCACCGACCCCGGAGCCCACAGTGAATCGAAGAGAGAGCGAGGCAGAATCCCACAGCGATGAGGACCAGAGTGATAACAAAGCTGCATTCACTAAGACCACAAACAGCAATCACGCAAAACGGCACTACAGACAAAAATCCCCTCTTTCAGATAGTGACGATGAGCGAGAGCATGAGAGGGAAGAGATTAAAGAAAGGAGTCACAAGGAAAGAGACAGGGACAGAGCAAAGGATAAAGATAGAGAGAGGACCaaagacagagaagagaagcaCAGTCACAGAAAGGAGAACAGGGACCACAGAAGAGAAAGGGAGCGAGACAGGGACAGAAAAGAAGACAGAGGCCGAGACAGGAGGGACAGAGACAAAGATGACAGACATAGTAACAGGGACAGAAGAAACAGCAGCCCAAAAGACAGAGAACGAGACAGGAAAGGTGAGCAAGATCGAGACAGAAGAGACAACAGTCCAAAAGACAGGGAAAGACACCATAAAGgagaacgagagagagacagacgagATAACAGCCCAAAGGATAGGGAACGGGACCGTAAAGGAGAGCAAGATCAGAGAGACCAAGAAAGCGAGAAAATGGATAGCAAAAGGAAAAACCAGGATGAGGAAAAAACGAgcgagagacagacagacaatgaTAAAGAAGAAAAAGTTATGGAAACTGAAGACAAAAGTGATGCACAACAGAAACCTAGTAAGTTTGCAAAACGCTGCAGTGACCAGACTGTAAATTCAGCCAGAGAGAGATATCTGGCCCGGCAACTTGCTCGTTTTGCTGCAAAGCCCTATATTGAAAAAGATGACGACTAG